The Devosia sp. SD17-2 genome includes a region encoding these proteins:
- the carB gene encoding carbamoyl-phosphate synthase large subunit: MPKRTDIKSILIIGAGPIIIGQACEFDYSGTQACKALKEEGYRIILVNSNPATIMTDPDLADATYMEPITPEVVAKIIEKERPDALLPTMGGQTALNCALSLRKMGVLEKFGVEMIGATADAIDKAEDRERFRDAMKKIGLETPRSMLAHNTIEALQALEVIGLPAIIRPSFTMGGTGGGIAYNREEYLAICESGIDASPTNEVLVEESVLGWKEYEMEVVRDKKDNCIIVCSIENLDPMGVHTGDSITVAPALTLTDKEYQIMRDASLAVLREIGVETGGSNVQFGVNPADGRMVVIEMNPRVSRSSALASKATGFPIAKVAARLAVGYTLDELDNDITGGMTPASFEPSIDYVVTKIPRFAFEKFPGSDNRLTTAMKSVGEAMAIGRTFQESLQKALRSLETGLTGLNEIGIPGMGEGEDKNAIKQALGTPTPDRLLHVAEAMRFGMSNEDIHEACKIDPWFLEQMRGIVDMEAKVKEFGLPKDAENLRQLKSMGFSDARLAQLAGVKAADVRKLRHSLEVRPAYKRIDTSAAEFASPTAYMYSTYEAPFGGKVDDEARPSDRKKVVILGGGPNRIGQGIEFDYCCCHAAFALSDAGYETIMVNCNPETVSTDYDTSDRLYFEPLTEEDVIEILLTEKQNGTLHGVIVQFGGQTPLNLAEAVLKAGVPILGTQPDAIDLAEDRDLFSKLLNKLELTQPKNGIAYSLEQSRLVAERLGYPLVIRPSYVLGGRAMAIVHSAKEFETYIQDTLTGLVPPDILQRYPNDKTGQINSVLSDNPLLFDAYLSGATEVDVDCLCDGETVFVAGIMEHIEEAGIHSGDSACSLPPRTLSPEIIAELKRQTAELAFALKVGGLMNVQFAIKDDVIYLLEVNPRASRTVPFVAKVIGEPVAKIASRIMAGESLASFNLVEKKLKHIAIKEAVFPFNRFPGVDTVLGPEMKSTGEVIGLDTDFAIAFAKSQLGAGQKVPTSGKAFISVRDQDKPDIVDMARHLVEAGFEILATEGTQRYLVDNNIAATKINKVLEGRPHIVDSMKNGGVQLVINTTDGLKSISDSRDIRRTALLAKIPYYTTIDGAMAAVEGIIAYRQGNLQVRALQEYFVA; the protein is encoded by the coding sequence ATGCCGAAGCGTACCGACATAAAATCGATCCTCATCATCGGCGCGGGCCCCATCATCATCGGGCAGGCTTGCGAGTTCGACTATTCCGGCACCCAGGCGTGCAAGGCGCTCAAGGAAGAGGGCTACCGGATCATTCTGGTGAACTCCAATCCGGCGACGATCATGACTGATCCCGATCTCGCCGACGCCACCTATATGGAGCCGATCACGCCTGAAGTGGTCGCAAAGATCATCGAGAAAGAGCGCCCCGACGCGCTCCTGCCCACGATGGGCGGTCAGACGGCTCTCAACTGTGCGCTCTCGCTGCGCAAGATGGGCGTCCTCGAAAAGTTCGGCGTCGAGATGATCGGCGCCACCGCCGATGCCATCGACAAGGCCGAAGATCGCGAGCGTTTCCGCGACGCCATGAAGAAGATCGGGCTCGAAACCCCGCGCTCCATGCTCGCCCACAACACCATCGAAGCCCTCCAGGCGCTCGAAGTGATCGGCCTGCCGGCCATCATTCGTCCGTCCTTCACCATGGGCGGCACCGGCGGCGGCATTGCCTATAACCGCGAAGAATATCTGGCGATCTGCGAAAGCGGTATCGACGCCTCCCCCACCAATGAAGTTCTGGTCGAGGAAAGCGTCCTCGGCTGGAAGGAATACGAGATGGAAGTTGTCCGCGACAAGAAGGACAACTGCATCATCGTCTGCTCGATCGAAAACCTCGATCCGATGGGCGTGCACACCGGCGACTCGATCACCGTTGCCCCGGCCCTCACCCTCACCGACAAAGAATACCAGATCATGCGCGACGCCTCGCTGGCCGTCCTGCGCGAGATCGGTGTGGAAACCGGCGGCTCCAACGTCCAGTTCGGTGTGAACCCGGCAGACGGCCGCATGGTCGTCATCGAAATGAACCCGCGCGTGTCGCGCTCCTCGGCTCTCGCATCCAAGGCCACCGGCTTCCCGATTGCCAAGGTCGCCGCGCGTCTGGCTGTCGGCTACACCCTCGATGAATTGGACAATGACATCACCGGCGGCATGACCCCGGCGTCGTTCGAGCCGAGCATCGACTATGTCGTCACCAAGATCCCGCGCTTTGCCTTTGAAAAGTTCCCGGGCTCCGACAATCGTCTGACCACCGCCATGAAGTCGGTCGGCGAAGCCATGGCCATCGGCCGTACCTTCCAGGAATCGCTGCAGAAAGCCCTGCGCTCGCTTGAAACCGGTCTCACCGGTCTCAACGAAATCGGCATTCCGGGCATGGGTGAAGGCGAAGACAAGAACGCCATCAAGCAGGCCCTTGGCACCCCAACCCCCGATCGTCTCCTGCACGTTGCCGAAGCCATGCGTTTTGGCATGTCGAACGAAGACATCCACGAGGCCTGCAAGATCGACCCGTGGTTCCTCGAACAGATGCGCGGCATCGTCGACATGGAAGCCAAGGTCAAGGAATTCGGCCTGCCCAAGGATGCCGAAAACCTGCGCCAGCTCAAGTCCATGGGCTTCTCCGACGCGCGCCTGGCCCAGCTGGCCGGCGTCAAGGCAGCCGACGTGCGCAAGCTCCGTCACAGCCTCGAAGTGCGCCCGGCCTACAAGCGCATCGACACCTCCGCGGCCGAGTTCGCCTCGCCCACCGCCTACATGTACTCGACCTATGAAGCCCCCTTCGGCGGCAAGGTCGACGACGAGGCACGCCCCTCTGATCGCAAGAAGGTCGTCATCCTCGGCGGTGGCCCGAACCGCATCGGCCAGGGCATCGAGTTCGACTATTGCTGCTGCCATGCGGCCTTCGCCCTTTCGGACGCCGGCTATGAAACCATCATGGTCAACTGCAATCCGGAAACCGTGTCGACCGACTACGACACCTCCGACCGCCTCTATTTCGAGCCGCTGACCGAAGAAGACGTCATCGAAATCCTGCTCACCGAAAAGCAGAACGGCACGCTCCACGGCGTCATCGTCCAGTTCGGCGGCCAGACCCCGCTGAACCTGGCTGAAGCCGTTTTGAAGGCCGGCGTTCCGATCCTCGGCACCCAGCCGGATGCCATCGACCTGGCCGAAGACCGCGATCTCTTCTCCAAGCTTCTCAACAAGCTTGAACTGACCCAGCCCAAGAATGGCATTGCCTATTCGCTGGAGCAGTCGCGCCTGGTTGCCGAGCGCCTCGGCTATCCTCTGGTGATCCGCCCGTCCTACGTGCTGGGTGGCCGCGCCATGGCCATCGTTCACTCGGCCAAGGAATTCGAGACCTATATCCAGGACACGCTGACCGGCCTCGTGCCGCCAGACATCCTACAGCGCTACCCCAACGACAAGACCGGCCAGATCAACTCTGTCCTCAGCGACAACCCGCTGCTGTTCGACGCCTATCTCTCGGGCGCCACAGAAGTCGACGTCGACTGCCTCTGCGACGGCGAGACCGTCTTCGTGGCCGGCATCATGGAGCACATCGAGGAAGCCGGCATTCACTCCGGTGACAGCGCCTGCTCGCTGCCCCCGCGCACCCTCTCGCCAGAGATCATCGCCGAGCTCAAGCGCCAGACCGCTGAACTCGCCTTTGCCCTCAAGGTCGGCGGCCTGATGAACGTACAGTTCGCCATCAAGGACGACGTCATCTACCTGCTCGAAGTGAACCCGCGTGCGTCCCGCACCGTGCCCTTCGTTGCTAAGGTTATCGGCGAACCCGTCGCCAAGATTGCCTCGCGCATCATGGCCGGCGAGAGCCTCGCGAGCTTCAATCTCGTCGAAAAGAAGCTCAAGCACATCGCCATCAAGGAAGCCGTCTTCCCGTTCAACCGCTTCCCGGGCGTCGACACGGTTCTCGGCCCTGAGATGAAGTCGACCGGCGAAGTCATCGGCCTCGACACCGATTTCGCCATCGCCTTCGCCAAGTCCCAGCTCGGTGCCGGCCAGAAGGTGCCGACCTCCGGCAAGGCCTTCATCTCGGTGCGCGATCAGGACAAGCCCGATATCGTCGACATGGCGCGCCATCTCGTCGAAGCCGGCTTTGAAATCCTCGCCACCGAAGGCACCCAGCGTTATCTGGTCGACAACAACATTGCCGCCACCAAGATCAACAAGGTGCTCGAAGGCCGTCCGCACATCGTCGACTCGATGAAGAACGGCGGCGTGCAGCTCGTGATCAACACCACCGATGGTCTGAAGTCGATCTCCGACAGCCGCGACATCCGTCGCACCGCGCTGCTCGCCAAGATCCCCTATTACACCACCATCGACGGTGCCATGGCCGCAGTGGAAGGCATCATCGCCTACCGCCAGGGCAACCTCCAGGTTCGCGCCCTGCAGGAATATTTCGTGGCCTGA
- the motA gene encoding flagellar motor stator protein MotA — translation MRLIIGVVVVFACVLGGYAAMGGHVEVLWQPWEFVIILGAAIGAYVIANGPPVLKQTGFIFKTLMRGPRYSKAAHVELLGVQYSLYKLIQSKGVLAIESHIENPHESELFNRFPTFAQNHHAVEFMCDYLRMVTMGTNNAHEMEALMDEELETHHQEQERLVSAVQALADGTPALGIVAAVLGVIKTMGAITEPPEVLGHLIGGALVGTFFGVFVAYGFFGPMAQSLRSTFEAESKYFLSMKVGLLAHISGQPPVMAVEFARKALMSEVRPSFEEVEEATAALPAAT, via the coding sequence ATGCGTCTCATTATCGGTGTCGTCGTTGTGTTTGCCTGCGTGCTCGGCGGTTACGCCGCCATGGGCGGGCACGTCGAGGTACTCTGGCAGCCATGGGAATTCGTTATCATCCTGGGCGCGGCGATCGGGGCCTATGTGATCGCCAATGGTCCTCCGGTGCTCAAGCAGACCGGCTTCATCTTCAAGACGCTGATGCGCGGGCCGCGCTACAGCAAGGCGGCCCATGTCGAGCTGCTTGGCGTTCAGTACAGCCTCTACAAGCTGATCCAGTCCAAGGGTGTCCTGGCGATCGAATCCCATATCGAGAACCCGCACGAATCCGAGCTGTTCAACCGCTTCCCGACCTTTGCGCAGAATCACCACGCGGTGGAATTCATGTGTGACTATCTGCGCATGGTCACCATGGGCACCAACAACGCCCATGAGATGGAAGCGTTGATGGACGAGGAACTGGAAACCCACCACCAGGAGCAGGAGCGACTGGTGAGCGCCGTTCAGGCGCTGGCCGATGGCACGCCGGCCCTTGGTATCGTGGCCGCCGTGCTCGGCGTGATCAAGACCATGGGCGCGATCACCGAGCCACCGGAAGTTCTTGGGCACCTGATCGGCGGCGCGCTGGTGGGGACATTCTTCGGCGTGTTCGTGGCCTATGGCTTTTTTGGCCCGATGGCGCAGTCGCTGCGCAGCACGTTCGAGGCCGAGTCCAAGTATTTCCTCTCCATGAAGGTCGGCCTTCTCGCCCATATCAGCGGCCAGCCGCCGGTGATGGCAGTGGAATTCGCGCGCAAGGCGCTGATGAGCGAAGTTCGTCCGAGCTTCGAAGAGGTCGAAGAAGCCACTGCGGCACTGCCGGCGGCCACCTGA
- a CDS encoding organic hydroperoxide resistance protein — translation MIKSALYTAHAHTTGGRTGTSTTDDGRLTLTLDTPKALGGNDGAGTNPEQLFAAGYSACFLGALKAVARAEKVKIPDEATIDASVSIGENAKGVGFAIAAELQITLPGFERAQAEDLVAKAHQVCPYSNATRGNIDVTLTVL, via the coding sequence ATGATCAAGTCAGCCCTCTACACAGCCCATGCCCACACGACCGGCGGCCGCACCGGCACCAGCACCACCGATGACGGGCGCCTGACGCTCACCCTCGACACGCCCAAGGCTCTGGGCGGCAATGACGGCGCCGGCACCAATCCCGAGCAGCTCTTTGCCGCCGGCTATTCCGCCTGCTTCCTCGGGGCGCTCAAGGCTGTGGCCCGCGCCGAAAAGGTGAAGATCCCGGATGAGGCGACCATCGACGCCTCTGTCTCGATCGGCGAAAATGCCAAGGGCGTAGGCTTTGCCATCGCTGCCGAGCTGCAGATCACCCTCCCCGGCTTCGAGCGCGCCCAGGCTGAAGACCTCGTCGCCAAGGCCCATCAGGTCTGCCCCTATTCGAACGCCACGCGTGGCAATATCGACGTCACACTGACAGTCCTCTGA
- a CDS encoding class I SAM-dependent RNA methyltransferase, giving the protein MTAAAPLSIYLVATPGLEAPLAEEARAAGFAGAQIVEGGVSFPGGWPDVWRANLQLRGATRVLARIAEFRAMHLAQLDKRAHKLAWSDFLTPGTPLRVEASCKRSRIYHAGAATQRVAKALEDTIGAVITEDALLRIMVRIEDDLVTISIDTSGASLHKRGFKEGVAKAPMRETMAAMFLAQCGYTGAEPVLDPMCGSGTFVIEAAEIAAGLLPGRARSFAFEQLPSFDPFAWADVRGVSAPAKTERRFYGSDRDAGAVRMATENATRAGVADLTRFEAQSVENLEPPAGPPGLIMINPPYGTRIGDRAPLVPLHRTLGTVLKTRFRGWRVGIVTADKSLAQATGLSFQPMLPTVLHGGIRVALYRTAPL; this is encoded by the coding sequence ATGACTGCTGCTGCGCCCCTCTCCATCTACCTCGTCGCCACGCCGGGCCTTGAAGCGCCACTGGCCGAAGAGGCGCGCGCCGCCGGCTTTGCCGGTGCCCAGATCGTCGAGGGCGGCGTGTCTTTCCCGGGCGGCTGGCCTGATGTCTGGCGCGCCAATCTGCAGCTGCGCGGCGCCACCCGCGTCCTCGCCCGCATCGCCGAATTCCGCGCCATGCATCTGGCGCAGCTCGATAAACGCGCCCACAAACTGGCTTGGTCCGACTTCCTCACGCCCGGCACCCCGCTGCGTGTCGAAGCCAGCTGCAAGCGCTCGCGCATCTATCATGCCGGCGCCGCCACCCAGCGCGTCGCCAAGGCGCTTGAGGATACGATCGGCGCTGTCATCACCGAAGACGCACTCCTGCGCATCATGGTGCGCATCGAGGATGATCTCGTCACCATCAGCATCGATACGAGCGGGGCGTCCCTCCACAAGCGCGGCTTCAAGGAGGGTGTCGCCAAGGCCCCGATGCGCGAGACCATGGCCGCCATGTTCCTCGCGCAATGCGGCTATACCGGAGCCGAACCCGTGCTCGACCCGATGTGCGGCTCGGGCACCTTCGTCATCGAAGCCGCCGAGATCGCCGCTGGCCTGCTGCCCGGTCGGGCGCGCAGTTTCGCCTTCGAGCAACTCCCTTCCTTCGACCCTTTCGCCTGGGCCGATGTGCGCGGCGTATCTGCGCCAGCCAAAACCGAACGTCGCTTCTATGGTTCTGATCGCGATGCCGGCGCCGTCCGCATGGCGACCGAGAACGCCACCCGCGCCGGCGTCGCCGATCTGACCCGGTTCGAAGCGCAGAGCGTTGAAAACCTTGAGCCCCCCGCCGGCCCGCCGGGCCTCATCATGATCAATCCGCCCTATGGTACCCGCATCGGCGATCGCGCCCCGCTGGTTCCGCTCCACCGTACCCTGGGCACAGTGCTCAAGACCCGGTTCCGCGGCTGGCGCGTCGGCATTGTCACCGCCGATAAGTCTCTCGCCCAGGCCACAGGCCTGTCGTTCCAGCCCATGCTGCCAACGGTTCTCCACGGCGGCATTCGCGTCGCGCTCTACCGCACCGCCCCCCTGTGA
- a CDS encoding response regulator: MSDLSRILVAEDEILLLLSLVDGLAESGFEAVPVTSARAAVSLLDTGIDALVTDIELPGNYSGLQLARLTARLRPGLPIVVVSGGVRPTAEDLPPGAIFLPKPYRVEDIVSALRHQRVAHAA, from the coding sequence ATGTCTGATCTTTCGCGCATCCTCGTAGCCGAGGACGAAATCTTGTTGCTTTTGTCGCTCGTCGACGGCCTTGCCGAAAGCGGCTTTGAGGCCGTGCCGGTCACCAGTGCCCGTGCGGCGGTCAGCCTGCTCGACACCGGCATTGATGCGCTGGTGACCGACATCGAACTGCCCGGAAACTATAGCGGCCTGCAATTGGCGCGCCTCACCGCCCGCCTGCGTCCAGGCCTGCCGATTGTCGTCGTCTCGGGCGGCGTCCGTCCGACAGCGGAAGACCTGCCGCCCGGCGCCATCTTCCTGCCAAAGCCCTATCGCGTGGAAGACATCGTCTCTGCTCTCCGCCACCAGCGCGTCGCCCACGCCGCCTGA
- a CDS encoding ABC transporter ATP-binding protein — translation MSPPALALKGLSKAFSRPILDNLELTVSAGEFYALLGPNGAGKTTTLRMVAGLLPPDAGSIEIFGIDALSDPVAAKRLMAWVSDEPMVYERLTPMEYLEFVAGLWQVDPQRATANARDLVDWLGLKPHANELCGSFSKGMLQKVALAGALVHEPRLIILDEPLTGLDAGSARQVKDVLLEKVRQGCTVIMTTHILEVAERMAQRIGVIAHGRLLAEGTLQDLRARSGHDGTLEEIFLGLVAEDAA, via the coding sequence ATGAGCCCGCCTGCGCTAGCGTTAAAGGGACTATCCAAGGCCTTTTCGCGCCCCATCCTCGACAATCTTGAGCTGACCGTTTCGGCCGGCGAGTTCTACGCACTTCTCGGCCCCAATGGCGCCGGCAAGACCACCACTCTGCGCATGGTCGCGGGACTCCTGCCGCCCGACGCCGGCAGCATCGAAATCTTCGGCATCGATGCGCTCAGCGACCCCGTCGCCGCCAAGCGTCTCATGGCCTGGGTCTCGGACGAGCCCATGGTCTATGAGCGCCTGACGCCCATGGAATATCTCGAATTCGTCGCCGGCCTCTGGCAGGTCGACCCCCAGCGCGCCACCGCCAATGCGCGCGACCTCGTCGACTGGCTGGGCCTCAAACCCCACGCCAACGAACTCTGCGGCAGCTTTTCCAAGGGCATGCTGCAGAAAGTCGCCCTCGCCGGCGCCCTGGTGCATGAGCCGCGCCTCATCATCCTCGACGAACCGCTCACCGGCCTCGACGCCGGCTCGGCTCGTCAGGTCAAGGACGTGCTCCTCGAAAAAGTCCGACAGGGCTGCACGGTCATCATGACCACCCACATTCTCGAAGTCGCCGAACGCATGGCGCAACGCATCGGCGTCATCGCCCATGGTCGCCTCCTTGCCGAAGGCACGCTGCAGGATCTGCGCGCCCGCAGCGGCCACGACGGCACGCTCGAGGAAATCTTCCTTGGTCTTGTGGCCGAGGACGCGGCGTGA
- a CDS encoding flagellar motor protein MotB, whose product MANFQQPIIIKKVKKHKHAHHGGAWKIAYADFVTAMMAFFLLMWLINMTTAEQKQGLADYFSPPSISASTSGAGGVMGGVAMVNDGAALSGSANDITAREPASPDQATSGEADLDTGGQAQDNGSERQATSDSEFNLQSADAQAFHSAAASIRQAWQSMPELTPFEDNLIVEETEDGLDIQIIDQQGRRMFPEGSKYPIEVTRAAVAAMAPALQKLNAQMSVSGHTAAGTRYENPRYGAWELSADRANVVRSILGEFGLSDDRIKAVTGRATAEPFFPNDPYMAANERVRITVTRSAPPVPLGLAP is encoded by the coding sequence ATGGCCAATTTCCAGCAGCCGATCATCATCAAGAAGGTCAAGAAGCACAAGCACGCCCACCATGGCGGCGCGTGGAAGATCGCCTACGCCGACTTTGTGACGGCGATGATGGCGTTCTTCCTTTTGATGTGGCTGATCAACATGACCACGGCCGAGCAGAAGCAGGGGCTCGCGGACTATTTCTCGCCGCCCTCGATCAGCGCCTCGACCAGCGGCGCAGGCGGCGTCATGGGCGGTGTCGCCATGGTCAATGATGGCGCCGCTTTGTCGGGTTCGGCCAATGACATTACCGCTCGTGAGCCAGCGTCGCCTGACCAGGCAACGTCGGGCGAGGCCGATCTCGATACGGGCGGGCAGGCTCAGGACAATGGCAGCGAACGCCAGGCGACGAGCGATTCCGAGTTCAACCTCCAATCGGCGGACGCGCAGGCTTTCCACTCGGCTGCGGCCAGTATCCGCCAGGCCTGGCAGTCCATGCCCGAGCTGACGCCGTTCGAAGACAATCTGATTGTCGAAGAAACCGAGGACGGGCTCGATATCCAGATCATCGACCAGCAGGGGCGCCGCATGTTCCCCGAGGGATCGAAATATCCGATCGAGGTGACCCGCGCCGCCGTGGCTGCGATGGCTCCGGCACTGCAGAAGCTCAATGCACAGATGAGCGTTTCGGGCCACACTGCGGCGGGCACGCGCTACGAAAATCCGCGCTATGGCGCCTGGGAATTGTCGGCCGACCGCGCCAATGTGGTGCGCTCGATCCTTGGGGAATTCGGTCTGTCCGACGACCGCATCAAGGCCGTCACCGGGCGGGCAACGGCCGAACCCTTCTTCCCCAATGACCCCTATATGGCGGCCAATGAGCGGGTGCGCATCACCGTGACGCGCTCCGCCCCGCCGGTGCCGCTCGGGCTCGCGCCCTAA
- a CDS encoding GNAT family N-acetyltransferase yields the protein MLIRLASPDDIATILLLAHAGAPEGAERAPLEPDSLLDPRFRAGFDAIEADPNNWLYVAEVNGQVVGTFQITRIPGVSRHGAFRALLENVFVDASHRGAGIGTKMMEWALEHCRDLGCAMVQLTSNKLRLDAHRFYARLGFEATHEGFKLYF from the coding sequence ATGCTGATCCGCCTGGCGTCACCGGACGATATTGCTACCATCCTGCTCCTGGCCCATGCGGGCGCACCGGAGGGGGCCGAGAGGGCACCACTTGAACCGGACAGTCTGCTCGATCCCCGCTTCCGCGCCGGGTTCGATGCCATCGAAGCCGATCCCAACAACTGGCTCTATGTCGCCGAGGTCAATGGCCAGGTCGTCGGCACCTTCCAGATCACGCGCATCCCGGGCGTGTCGCGCCACGGCGCCTTCCGCGCCTTGCTCGAAAATGTCTTCGTCGACGCCAGCCATCGCGGCGCGGGTATCGGCACGAAAATGATGGAATGGGCCCTCGAGCATTGCCGCGACCTCGGCTGCGCCATGGTCCAGCTCACCTCCAACAAGCTGCGGCTGGACGCGCACCGCTTCTATGCCCGCCTCGGTTTCGAGGCGACCCACGAAGGCTTCAAGCTCTATTTTTGA
- the catB gene encoding type B chloramphenicol O-acetyltransferase has translation MSNYFESPFLGIPLDRQVTNPNISVGRYSYYSGYYHGHGFDDCARYLMTTPGVDRLIIGAFCSIGSGAAFIMAGNQGHRNDWVSTFPFAFVPDAPEFATANNAFQPAGDTVIGNDVWIGSEAIIMPGITVGDGAVIGTRALVTKDVEPYTIVRGNPAKPIRKRFSEEDIALLLEMKWWDWPVERLTGAMPLLTSADIRGLHAFWQQS, from the coding sequence ATGTCCAATTACTTCGAAAGCCCATTCCTCGGCATTCCGCTCGACCGCCAGGTTACCAATCCCAACATAAGCGTCGGCCGCTACAGCTATTATTCCGGCTATTACCATGGCCACGGCTTCGACGATTGCGCCCGCTACCTGATGACCACGCCCGGCGTCGATCGCCTCATCATCGGTGCCTTCTGCTCCATCGGCTCTGGCGCCGCCTTCATCATGGCCGGCAATCAGGGTCACCGGAACGACTGGGTCTCCACCTTCCCCTTCGCCTTTGTCCCCGATGCGCCCGAATTCGCCACGGCCAATAATGCCTTTCAGCCGGCGGGCGATACCGTCATCGGCAACGACGTCTGGATCGGCTCGGAAGCCATCATCATGCCCGGCATCACGGTCGGCGATGGCGCCGTCATCGGCACCCGGGCTCTGGTGACGAAAGACGTCGAGCCCTACACCATCGTCCGCGGCAATCCGGCAAAGCCCATCCGCAAGCGCTTCTCCGAGGAGGACATCGCGCTCCTCCTCGAAATGAAGTGGTGGGACTGGCCGGTGGAGCGCCTCACCGGTGCAATGCCCCTGCTGACCTCGGCTGACATCAGAGGCCTCCACGCCTTCTGGCAGCAGTCCTGA
- a CDS encoding permease, with protein sequence MTPSSGSIAWFAHHEFRLAWRDWLAMMSGGKRRRALGLILGGLVVYAILHLIAATIVSSALANGVVADKPTLVLVSGLGLLFFAVMLSQALESITRVYYARADLDLILSSPASSRRVFAVRACATAVSTMALSCLLFSPLINALAALSGPQWLLAYPVVTALSALAVAIAIVVTRALFALVGPKRTRLIAQVVAAIIGAGFVIGIQAAAIISLDDFSRYALFQSEALITASPPLDSPVWLPARGAMGEPLAALAVLTFGFALLALAILSVSGSYQQLALSTAGVGQATGRKHRSSNTDFRQRSQRQTLRLKEWRLLRRDPWLLSQTLMQLLYLVPPSLLLWVNYGQSINSYIVVVPVIVMASGQLAGGLAWLALSGEDAADLVNTAPISPRIILRAKVEAVLAIIAVVLAPLLLLLGWLSLPMAAITALFAALSAASATAIQLWFLVPSRRALFRRRQVASRAATISEAFASILWAGTGAALAAGTPLALLPAILAILVLGIARSLAPRRT encoded by the coding sequence GTGACCCCTTCCTCCGGATCGATCGCCTGGTTCGCCCACCACGAGTTCCGCCTCGCCTGGCGCGACTGGCTCGCCATGATGTCGGGCGGCAAGCGCCGTCGCGCCCTCGGCCTCATCCTCGGCGGGCTGGTTGTCTACGCCATACTCCACCTGATCGCGGCAACCATTGTCTCCTCCGCCCTCGCCAACGGCGTCGTCGCCGACAAGCCTACCCTGGTGCTCGTCTCCGGGCTCGGCCTCCTCTTTTTCGCGGTGATGCTGTCCCAGGCGCTTGAGTCGATCACCCGGGTCTATTACGCCCGCGCCGATCTCGACCTCATCCTCAGCTCCCCCGCCTCCAGCCGCCGCGTCTTTGCCGTTCGCGCCTGCGCCACGGCTGTTTCCACCATGGCGCTCAGTTGCCTGCTTTTCAGCCCGCTGATCAATGCCCTTGCCGCGCTCTCCGGCCCGCAATGGCTGCTCGCCTATCCGGTTGTGACAGCCCTCTCCGCGCTGGCCGTCGCCATAGCCATCGTCGTCACCCGCGCCCTCTTCGCCCTCGTCGGCCCCAAGCGCACGCGCCTCATCGCCCAGGTCGTCGCCGCCATTATTGGTGCCGGCTTCGTCATCGGCATCCAGGCTGCAGCCATCATCTCGCTCGATGATTTTTCGCGCTATGCCCTGTTCCAGTCCGAGGCGTTGATTACGGCCAGCCCACCGCTCGACAGCCCTGTCTGGCTGCCCGCACGCGGTGCCATGGGCGAGCCCCTCGCAGCGCTGGCCGTGCTGACTTTCGGCTTCGCCCTGCTCGCCCTCGCCATACTCTCGGTCTCGGGCAGCTATCAGCAGCTCGCCCTGTCCACGGCCGGTGTGGGCCAGGCGACGGGTCGCAAGCATAGGTCATCCAACACAGATTTCCGCCAGCGCTCCCAGCGCCAGACGCTCCGTCTCAAGGAATGGCGCCTGTTGCGCCGCGACCCCTGGCTCCTGTCCCAGACCTTGATGCAGCTGCTCTATCTCGTGCCCCCCTCCCTTCTCCTCTGGGTCAACTACGGGCAGAGCATCAACAGCTACATCGTCGTCGTGCCGGTCATCGTCATGGCCTCAGGCCAGTTGGCCGGCGGCCTCGCCTGGCTCGCGCTCTCTGGTGAAGACGCTGCCGATCTCGTCAACACCGCCCCGATCTCTCCCAGAATCATTCTGCGCGCCAAGGTCGAGGCGGTTCTCGCCATCATTGCGGTGGTGCTGGCGCCCCTCCTCTTGCTTCTCGGCTGGCTCTCCCTGCCCATGGCGGCCATCACGGCGCTGTTTGCCGCGCTCTCTGCGGCCTCTGCAACGGCGATCCAGCTCTGGTTCCTCGTCCCCTCGCGCCGCGCTCTCTTCCGCCGCCGCCAGGTCGCCTCTCGCGCCGCCACGATTTCCGAGGCTTTCGCCTCGATCCTATGGGCCGGCACCGGCGCGGCTCTGGCCGCCGGCACGCCTCTGGCGCTACTACCGGCCATCCTGGCGATCCTGGTGCTCGGCATTGCCCGGTCCCTAGCGCCCCGCCGAACATAG